A window of Silurus meridionalis isolate SWU-2019-XX chromosome 4, ASM1480568v1, whole genome shotgun sequence contains these coding sequences:
- the yme1l1a gene encoding ATP-dependent zinc metalloprotease YME1L1 isoform X1, with protein sequence MFSLTTSFQPQVTVPLSHIINALHSLKASASSTATAAVQSLHRELSADQHTLPHTPDAQLKQIPKDLGISELRLSGVNELLKRLLPKVAPTESPDLRVCLQSSTWRTSHISTDSFFHNKHGFSPRIPGIFGYPLFQRQNSHPLQVVCSDLQHLQAWVQTRGFKTLRTKSRRLQSSYESPAETESYSPPFMKGLLMRDKADTGSLDQLITQRNLPENQQDAFKTGFAEGFMKSQTLMQKTQDSLKRTRLILLVLLLVGIYGLSRTPYLSGKGSFSDTVRFRSTSGMDSALDPIQIKNVTFEHVKGVEEAKSELQDIVEFLRNPQKFTALGGKLPKGVLLVGPPGTGKTLLARAVAGEADVPFYYASGSEFDEMFVGVGASRIRNLFKEAKANAPCVIFIDELDSVGGKRIESPMHPYSRQTINQLLAEMDGFKPNEGVIVIGATNFAEALDNALVRPGRFDMQVTIPRPDVKGRTEILNWYLKKIKVDPDLNAEIIARGTVGFSGAELENLVNQAALKAAVDGKEMVTIKELEFAKDKILMGPERKSAKIDKKNKTITAYHESGHAIVAYYTKDAMPINKATIMPRGPTLGHVSMLPETDRWSETRAQLLAQMDVSMGGRVAEELIFGDENITTGASSDFDGATKIAKMMVTRFGMSDKLGVMTYSDLSKHSQETQAAVDNEVRVLLQDSYERAKKLLKTYSKEHAKLADALLTYETLDAKEIQLVLEGKSLEPR encoded by the exons GTAACTGTGCCACTGAGCCATATTATCAATGCTTTGCACTCGCTGAAAGCATCAGCCAGCTCCACTGCCACAGCGGCAGTTCAGAGTCTACACCGTGAGCTTTCAGCTGATCAGCACACACTGCCTCACACCCCTGATGCACAG CTTAAGCAAATCCCTAAAGACCTGGGGATCTCCGAGCTGAGGCTAAGTGGAGTCAATGAGCTGTTAAAGAGGTTGCTGCCCAAAGTAGCTCCCACAGAGAGCCCAGACCTAAGAGTCTGTCTTCAGTCTTCAACATGGAGAACAtcacacatctccacagattctttttttcacaacaaacatG GTTTCTCTCCGAGAATACCAGGAATCTTTGGCTATCCACTCTTTCAAAGACAAAACTCCCATCCTCTTCAGGTTGTTTGCTCAGATCTTCAGCACCTGCAAG CATGGGTCCAAACTCGAGGTTTCAAAACACTAAGGACCAAAAGTAGACGCCTTCAGTCCAGCTATGAGAGTCCAGCAGAAACGGAAAGCTATAGCCCACCATTCATGAAG GGTCTTCTCATGAGGGATAAAGCTGATACTGGGAGCCTTGACCAGTTAATAACACAGAGGAATCTTCCAGAGAATCAGCAAGATGCCTTTAAGACTGGTTTTGCAGAGGGTTTCATGAAATCTCAAACCCTGATGCAGAAGACACAAG ATTCACTTAAGAGGACTCGTTTGATTTTGCTTGTCCTTTTACTTGTTGGCATCTATGGTTTGTCAAGAACCCCATATCTCTCGGGTAAAGGCTCCTTTTCTGATACTG TCCGATTCCGTTCTACGTCTGGCATGGATTCTGCACTGGATCCAATTCAAATAAAGAATGTCACCTTTGAGCATGTTAAAGGTGTGGAGGAGGCAAAGAGTGAGCTTCAAGACATTGTTGAGTTCTTGAGGAATCCTCAGAAATTCACTGCCCTTGGTGGAAAGCTACCTAAAG GTGTCCTCCTGGTCGGTCCTCCTGGAACTGGAAAAACTCTGCTTGCCAGAGCTGTGGCAGGCGAGGCAGATGTGCCATTCTACTATGCGTCAGGGTCAGAGTTTGATGAGATGTTTGTGGGTGTTGGAGCAAGTCGCATCAGGAACCTATTTA AAGAAGCAAAAGCTAACGCCCCATGTGTGATCTTTATTGATGAGTTGGACAGTGTTGGTGGAAAGCGGATAGAGTCACCAATGCATCCATATTCACGTCAGACCATCAATCAGCTTCTTGCAGAAATGGATGG GTTTAAACCAAATGAAGGAGTTATTGTTATCGGGGCAACAAATTTTGCAGAAGCTTTGGACAA TGCTCTTGTGAGACCTGGGAGGTTTGACATGCAAGTCACAATCCCCAGACCTGACGTGAAAGGACGCACTGAGATCCTCAACTGGTACTTAAAGAAAATCAAAGTGGACCCTG ATTTGAATGCAGAAATTATTGCCAGGGGAACGGTGGGCTTCTCAGGAGCAGAACTGGAGAACTTGGTGAATCAGGCAGCACTAAAGGCTGCTGTAGATGGAAAGGAGATGGTGACAATAAAGGAACTAGAATTCGCTAAAGACAAGATCCTCATGG GCCCAGAACGCAAAAGTGCAAAGATTGacaagaagaataaaacaatcACGGCATATCATGAATCTGGACATGCAATTGTGGCATATTACACAAAAGATGCCATGCCCATAAATAAAGCTACTATCATGCCGCGAGGACCCACACTTGGTCAT GTGTCTATGCTTCCAGAGACCGATCGCTGGAGTGAGACTCGTGCTCAGCTGTTGGCTCAGATGGATGTCAGTATGGGCGGCAGAGTGGCAGAAGAGCTCATTTTTGGGGATGAAAACATCACTACTG gAGCATCAAGTGATTTTGATGGCGCAACTAAGATTGCAAAGATGATGGTTACACGCTTTGGAATGAGTGACAAG CTTGGTGTCATGACCTACTCAGACCTGTCCAAACATAGCCAAGAAACACAAGCTGCTGTTGACAATGAAGTCAGAGTGCTGCTACAG GATTCATATGAACGTGCTAAGAAACTCCTCAAGACATACAGCAAGGAGCACGCAAAACTGGCAGATGCTCTGCTCACCTATGAGACTCTGGATGCAAAAGAAATACAGTTGGTTCTAGAGGGCAAATCTCTAGAGCCCAGATGA
- the yme1l1a gene encoding ATP-dependent zinc metalloprotease YME1L1 isoform X2, giving the protein MFSLTTSFQPQVTVPLSHIINALHSLKASASSTATAAVQSLHRELSADQHTLPHTPDAQLKQIPKDLGISELRLSGVNELLKRLLPKVAPTESPDLRVCLQSSTWRTSHISTDSFFHNKHGFSPRIPGIFGYPLFQRQNSHPLQVVCSDLQHLQAWVQTRGFKTLRTKSRRLQSSYESPAETESYSPPFMKGLLMRDKADTGSLDQLITQRNLPENQQDAFKTGFAEGFMKSQTLMQKTQDSLKRTRLILLVLLLVGIYGLSRTPYLSVRFRSTSGMDSALDPIQIKNVTFEHVKGVEEAKSELQDIVEFLRNPQKFTALGGKLPKGVLLVGPPGTGKTLLARAVAGEADVPFYYASGSEFDEMFVGVGASRIRNLFKEAKANAPCVIFIDELDSVGGKRIESPMHPYSRQTINQLLAEMDGFKPNEGVIVIGATNFAEALDNALVRPGRFDMQVTIPRPDVKGRTEILNWYLKKIKVDPDLNAEIIARGTVGFSGAELENLVNQAALKAAVDGKEMVTIKELEFAKDKILMGPERKSAKIDKKNKTITAYHESGHAIVAYYTKDAMPINKATIMPRGPTLGHVSMLPETDRWSETRAQLLAQMDVSMGGRVAEELIFGDENITTGASSDFDGATKIAKMMVTRFGMSDKLGVMTYSDLSKHSQETQAAVDNEVRVLLQDSYERAKKLLKTYSKEHAKLADALLTYETLDAKEIQLVLEGKSLEPR; this is encoded by the exons GTAACTGTGCCACTGAGCCATATTATCAATGCTTTGCACTCGCTGAAAGCATCAGCCAGCTCCACTGCCACAGCGGCAGTTCAGAGTCTACACCGTGAGCTTTCAGCTGATCAGCACACACTGCCTCACACCCCTGATGCACAG CTTAAGCAAATCCCTAAAGACCTGGGGATCTCCGAGCTGAGGCTAAGTGGAGTCAATGAGCTGTTAAAGAGGTTGCTGCCCAAAGTAGCTCCCACAGAGAGCCCAGACCTAAGAGTCTGTCTTCAGTCTTCAACATGGAGAACAtcacacatctccacagattctttttttcacaacaaacatG GTTTCTCTCCGAGAATACCAGGAATCTTTGGCTATCCACTCTTTCAAAGACAAAACTCCCATCCTCTTCAGGTTGTTTGCTCAGATCTTCAGCACCTGCAAG CATGGGTCCAAACTCGAGGTTTCAAAACACTAAGGACCAAAAGTAGACGCCTTCAGTCCAGCTATGAGAGTCCAGCAGAAACGGAAAGCTATAGCCCACCATTCATGAAG GGTCTTCTCATGAGGGATAAAGCTGATACTGGGAGCCTTGACCAGTTAATAACACAGAGGAATCTTCCAGAGAATCAGCAAGATGCCTTTAAGACTGGTTTTGCAGAGGGTTTCATGAAATCTCAAACCCTGATGCAGAAGACACAAG ATTCACTTAAGAGGACTCGTTTGATTTTGCTTGTCCTTTTACTTGTTGGCATCTATGGTTTGTCAAGAACCCCATATCTCTCGG TCCGATTCCGTTCTACGTCTGGCATGGATTCTGCACTGGATCCAATTCAAATAAAGAATGTCACCTTTGAGCATGTTAAAGGTGTGGAGGAGGCAAAGAGTGAGCTTCAAGACATTGTTGAGTTCTTGAGGAATCCTCAGAAATTCACTGCCCTTGGTGGAAAGCTACCTAAAG GTGTCCTCCTGGTCGGTCCTCCTGGAACTGGAAAAACTCTGCTTGCCAGAGCTGTGGCAGGCGAGGCAGATGTGCCATTCTACTATGCGTCAGGGTCAGAGTTTGATGAGATGTTTGTGGGTGTTGGAGCAAGTCGCATCAGGAACCTATTTA AAGAAGCAAAAGCTAACGCCCCATGTGTGATCTTTATTGATGAGTTGGACAGTGTTGGTGGAAAGCGGATAGAGTCACCAATGCATCCATATTCACGTCAGACCATCAATCAGCTTCTTGCAGAAATGGATGG GTTTAAACCAAATGAAGGAGTTATTGTTATCGGGGCAACAAATTTTGCAGAAGCTTTGGACAA TGCTCTTGTGAGACCTGGGAGGTTTGACATGCAAGTCACAATCCCCAGACCTGACGTGAAAGGACGCACTGAGATCCTCAACTGGTACTTAAAGAAAATCAAAGTGGACCCTG ATTTGAATGCAGAAATTATTGCCAGGGGAACGGTGGGCTTCTCAGGAGCAGAACTGGAGAACTTGGTGAATCAGGCAGCACTAAAGGCTGCTGTAGATGGAAAGGAGATGGTGACAATAAAGGAACTAGAATTCGCTAAAGACAAGATCCTCATGG GCCCAGAACGCAAAAGTGCAAAGATTGacaagaagaataaaacaatcACGGCATATCATGAATCTGGACATGCAATTGTGGCATATTACACAAAAGATGCCATGCCCATAAATAAAGCTACTATCATGCCGCGAGGACCCACACTTGGTCAT GTGTCTATGCTTCCAGAGACCGATCGCTGGAGTGAGACTCGTGCTCAGCTGTTGGCTCAGATGGATGTCAGTATGGGCGGCAGAGTGGCAGAAGAGCTCATTTTTGGGGATGAAAACATCACTACTG gAGCATCAAGTGATTTTGATGGCGCAACTAAGATTGCAAAGATGATGGTTACACGCTTTGGAATGAGTGACAAG CTTGGTGTCATGACCTACTCAGACCTGTCCAAACATAGCCAAGAAACACAAGCTGCTGTTGACAATGAAGTCAGAGTGCTGCTACAG GATTCATATGAACGTGCTAAGAAACTCCTCAAGACATACAGCAAGGAGCACGCAAAACTGGCAGATGCTCTGCTCACCTATGAGACTCTGGATGCAAAAGAAATACAGTTGGTTCTAGAGGGCAAATCTCTAGAGCCCAGATGA